One Ranitomeya variabilis isolate aRanVar5 chromosome 5, aRanVar5.hap1, whole genome shotgun sequence DNA window includes the following coding sequences:
- the ILF3 gene encoding interleukin enhancer-binding factor 3 isoform X4, with translation MRPMRIFMNDDRHVMAKHCVVYPTQEELEAVQNMVSHTERALKAVSDWIDVQEKVITGDAVQPEPVPAEEPTEEGKEGNNESKAAENSTRTLRGVMRVGLVAKGLLLKGDLDLELVLLCKDKPTISLLKKVSDNLVVQFATVSEEKYDVLPNIREASIVIKNTKEPQLTLNIRLTSTLVREEVEKLSAGETLSISDPPDVLDRQKCLAALASLRHAKWFQARANGLKSCVVVIRVLRDLCTRVPTWEPLRGWPLELLCEKAIGTANRPMGAGEAFRRVLECLSSGILMPDGPGLHDPCEKEATDALGHLERQQREDITHSAQHALRLSAFGQLHKVLGMDSLPSKLSKKSKPEPVMDYTVQIPPSTTYVIPALKRPIEEDGEDKSPSKKKKKILKKDDGKNEPPQVMNALMRLNQLKPGLQYKLISQTGPVHAPVFTMSVEVDDKNFEASGPSKKTAKLHVAVKVLQDMGLPTGMEEKDEASEETEQKPVVQTQAQNDSAQGDGASPTDQSESAKQQGPILTKHGKNPVMELNEKRRGLKYELISETGGSHDKRFVMEVEVDNVKFQGSGSNKKVAKAYAALAALDKLFPDYNTYAEAPKKKRPPMMPRGGPRGGKGFNMMYNEVPPPQGMRGRGRGMNRGRGRGRGFGGNHGYMNSGGYGSYGGNYNYQTSATAGYSDFFTDCYGYHDFASA, from the exons ATG CGTCCCATGCGCATCTTTATGAATGATGACCGCCATGTCATGGCCAAACACTGTGTGGTGTATCCAACCCAAGAGGAACTGGAGGCGGTGCAGAACATGGTTTCTCACACAGAGAGGGCTCTGAAGGCCGTGTCAGACTGGATCGACGTGCAAGAAAAGGTGATCACTGGTGACGCTGTTCAGCCAGAACCTGTTCCCGCTGAGGAACCTACAGAAGAGGGCAAGGAAGG CAATAATGAATCTAAAGCCGCCGAGAACTCCACAAGGACACTTCGTGGTGTGATGAGGGTAGGACTTGTGGCCAAAGGCCTACTCTTGAAGGGGGACCTCGATCTGGAACTGGTTCTCCTATGCAAGGACAAGCCCACCATCTCTCTCCTGAAGAAAGTCTCGGACAACCTTGTTGTGCAGTTCGCT ACTGTTTCCGAGGAGAAATATGACGTTCTGCCCAACATCAGAGAGGCGTCTATTGTCATTaagaacaccaaggagccgcaGCTGACTCTGAACATCCGCCTGACTTCCACTCTGGTCCGTGAGGAGGTGGAGAAGCTGAGCGCAGGAG AGACGCTATCAATCAGCGATCCTCCGGACGTTCTGGACAGGCAGAAATGCCTTGCTGCATTGGCGTCACTCCGACACGCCAAGTGGTTCCAG GCTAGGGCAAATGGGCTTAAATCCTGCGTTGTTGTTATCCGTGTGCTGAGAGACTTGTGCACTCGTGTACCAACCTGGGAACCTTTAAGAGGATGG CCTCTTGAGTTGCTTTGTGAAAAGGCTATTGGAACAGCCAACCGGCCAATGGGTGCGGGTGAAGCCTTCAGGAGAGTCCTCGAATGTCTTAGCTCTGGAATATTGATGCCAG ACGGTCCTGGATTACACGATCCCTGTGAAAAAGAAGCTACAGATGCTCTTGGACACCTAGAAAGACAACAACGGGAGGACATAACTCATAGTGCACAG CATGCCCTCAGGCTCTCAGCATTTGGCCAATTGCACAAAGTTCTGGGGATGGACTCTCTGCCCTCAAAGTTGTCTAAAAAGTCAAAACCAGAGCCTGTCATGGACTACACAG TCCAGATTCCTCCCAGCACCACTTACGTTATACCAGCCCTAAAACGACCCATAGAGGAGGACGGAGAGGACAAATCGCCAAGTAAGAAGAAAAAGAAGattctgaagaaag ATGACGGGAAGAACGAGCCACCACAAGTTATGAATGCCCTGATGAGACTGAACCAGCTGAAGCCAGGCCTGCAGTATAAACTGATTTCCCAAACCGGCCCTGTCCACGCTCCCGTCTTCACAATGTCTGTGGAAGTGGATGACAAGAACTTTGAGGCCTCAGGGCCATCGAAGAAAACTGCAAAGCTTCACGTAGCCGTGAAG GTTTTGCAAGACATGGGACTTCCTACAGGGATGGAAGAAAAAGATGAAGCGTCTGAGGAGACAGAGCAGAAACCAGTGGTCCAGACTCAGGCTCAGAATGACTCTGCTCAGGGGGATGGTGCTTCCCCTACAGACCAAAGCGAG AGTGCGAAACAGCAAGGACCTATACTCACAAAGCATGGAAAGAATCCAGTCATGGAGCTTAATGAAAAGAGACGTGGCCTGAAGTACGAGCTTATATCGGAGACTGGAGGCAGCCACGACAAGCGATTTGTCATGGAG GTGGAAGTAGATAATGTGAAATTCCAAGGCTCCGGCTCCAACAAGAAGGTGGCCAAAGCCTATGCTGCACTGGCTGCTCTGGACAAACTCTTCCCGGACTACAATACATACGCCGAAGCCCCCAAGAAGAAGAGGCCTCCAATGATGCCCAGGGGAGGCCCCAGAGGAGGAAAG GGCTTTAACATGATGTACAATGAAGTGCCCCCACCTCAGGGCATGCGAGGACGAGGTAGAGGGATGAATCGTGGCAGAGGAAGGGGACGTGGGTTCGGAGGCAATCATGGCTACATGAATTCCG GTGGTTATGGCAGCTATGGAGGAAACTACAACTATCAAACTTCTGCAACAGCTGGATACA GTGACTTTTTCACAGACTGCTACGGTTATCATGATTTTGCATCTGCTTAG
- the ILF3 gene encoding interleukin enhancer-binding factor 3 isoform X3 has translation MRPMRIFMNDDRHVMAKHCVVYPTQEELEAVQNMVSHTERALKAVSDWIDVQEKVITGDAVQPEPVPAEEPTEEGKEGNNESKAAENSTRTLRGVMRVGLVAKGLLLKGDLDLELVLLCKDKPTISLLKKVSDNLVVQFATVSEEKYDVLPNIREASIVIKNTKEPQLTLNIRLTSTLVREEVEKLSAGETLSISDPPDVLDRQKCLAALASLRHAKWFQARANGLKSCVVVIRVLRDLCTRVPTWEPLRGWPLELLCEKAIGTANRPMGAGEAFRRVLECLSSGILMPDGPGLHDPCEKEATDALGHLERQQREDITHSAQHALRLSAFGQLHKVLGMDSLPSKLSKKSKPEPVMDYTGSFQIPPSTTYVIPALKRPIEEDGEDKSPSKKKKKILKKDDGKNEPPQVMNALMRLNQLKPGLQYKLISQTGPVHAPVFTMSVEVDDKNFEASGPSKKTAKLHVAVKVLQDMGLPTGMEEKDEASEETEQKPVVQTQAQNDSAQGDGASPTDQSESAKQQGPILTKHGKNPVMELNEKRRGLKYELISETGGSHDKRFVMEVEVDNVKFQGSGSNKKVAKAYAALAALDKLFPDYNTYAEAPKKKRPPMMPRGGPRGGKGFNMMYNEVPPPQGMRGRGRGMNRGRGRGRGFGGNHGYMNSGGYGSYGGNYNYQTSATAGYSDFFTDCYGYHDFASA, from the exons ATG CGTCCCATGCGCATCTTTATGAATGATGACCGCCATGTCATGGCCAAACACTGTGTGGTGTATCCAACCCAAGAGGAACTGGAGGCGGTGCAGAACATGGTTTCTCACACAGAGAGGGCTCTGAAGGCCGTGTCAGACTGGATCGACGTGCAAGAAAAGGTGATCACTGGTGACGCTGTTCAGCCAGAACCTGTTCCCGCTGAGGAACCTACAGAAGAGGGCAAGGAAGG CAATAATGAATCTAAAGCCGCCGAGAACTCCACAAGGACACTTCGTGGTGTGATGAGGGTAGGACTTGTGGCCAAAGGCCTACTCTTGAAGGGGGACCTCGATCTGGAACTGGTTCTCCTATGCAAGGACAAGCCCACCATCTCTCTCCTGAAGAAAGTCTCGGACAACCTTGTTGTGCAGTTCGCT ACTGTTTCCGAGGAGAAATATGACGTTCTGCCCAACATCAGAGAGGCGTCTATTGTCATTaagaacaccaaggagccgcaGCTGACTCTGAACATCCGCCTGACTTCCACTCTGGTCCGTGAGGAGGTGGAGAAGCTGAGCGCAGGAG AGACGCTATCAATCAGCGATCCTCCGGACGTTCTGGACAGGCAGAAATGCCTTGCTGCATTGGCGTCACTCCGACACGCCAAGTGGTTCCAG GCTAGGGCAAATGGGCTTAAATCCTGCGTTGTTGTTATCCGTGTGCTGAGAGACTTGTGCACTCGTGTACCAACCTGGGAACCTTTAAGAGGATGG CCTCTTGAGTTGCTTTGTGAAAAGGCTATTGGAACAGCCAACCGGCCAATGGGTGCGGGTGAAGCCTTCAGGAGAGTCCTCGAATGTCTTAGCTCTGGAATATTGATGCCAG ACGGTCCTGGATTACACGATCCCTGTGAAAAAGAAGCTACAGATGCTCTTGGACACCTAGAAAGACAACAACGGGAGGACATAACTCATAGTGCACAG CATGCCCTCAGGCTCTCAGCATTTGGCCAATTGCACAAAGTTCTGGGGATGGACTCTCTGCCCTCAAAGTTGTCTAAAAAGTCAAAACCAGAGCCTGTCATGGACTACACAGGTTCGT TCCAGATTCCTCCCAGCACCACTTACGTTATACCAGCCCTAAAACGACCCATAGAGGAGGACGGAGAGGACAAATCGCCAAGTAAGAAGAAAAAGAAGattctgaagaaag ATGACGGGAAGAACGAGCCACCACAAGTTATGAATGCCCTGATGAGACTGAACCAGCTGAAGCCAGGCCTGCAGTATAAACTGATTTCCCAAACCGGCCCTGTCCACGCTCCCGTCTTCACAATGTCTGTGGAAGTGGATGACAAGAACTTTGAGGCCTCAGGGCCATCGAAGAAAACTGCAAAGCTTCACGTAGCCGTGAAG GTTTTGCAAGACATGGGACTTCCTACAGGGATGGAAGAAAAAGATGAAGCGTCTGAGGAGACAGAGCAGAAACCAGTGGTCCAGACTCAGGCTCAGAATGACTCTGCTCAGGGGGATGGTGCTTCCCCTACAGACCAAAGCGAG AGTGCGAAACAGCAAGGACCTATACTCACAAAGCATGGAAAGAATCCAGTCATGGAGCTTAATGAAAAGAGACGTGGCCTGAAGTACGAGCTTATATCGGAGACTGGAGGCAGCCACGACAAGCGATTTGTCATGGAG GTGGAAGTAGATAATGTGAAATTCCAAGGCTCCGGCTCCAACAAGAAGGTGGCCAAAGCCTATGCTGCACTGGCTGCTCTGGACAAACTCTTCCCGGACTACAATACATACGCCGAAGCCCCCAAGAAGAAGAGGCCTCCAATGATGCCCAGGGGAGGCCCCAGAGGAGGAAAG GGCTTTAACATGATGTACAATGAAGTGCCCCCACCTCAGGGCATGCGAGGACGAGGTAGAGGGATGAATCGTGGCAGAGGAAGGGGACGTGGGTTCGGAGGCAATCATGGCTACATGAATTCCG GTGGTTATGGCAGCTATGGAGGAAACTACAACTATCAAACTTCTGCAACAGCTGGATACA GTGACTTTTTCACAGACTGCTACGGTTATCATGATTTTGCATCTGCTTAG